The segment GTCCGTCCCTTGAAAGCCGGAGTAAGCTTCCCTGTCGGGATCGGTTCCCTTCGAGATGATCGTCGCGTTTTTCGGGAGGGTCAGACGGGGGTGAAATTCGGCCCCTTCCGTTCCTTGCACGCAATGCGGCGGCCAGGGGCCGCCCCGCTCCTTAAAAGAGAGATGATTTTCCGGGTGCCAATCGCGCGTCGCATAAATCGGCGCATTCGATCTTACAAAAAGATCGGCATACCGGTTTAGGATGGATACGACCGAATCTCCCGCGGAGACCGGCAGAGCCCCTCCCGGACAAAAGTCGTTCTGAACGTCCACCACGATCAATGCCGTTTTGTCGGTGATCTTCATTCGCTTTCCCCATCACTCAAAATTATATAAAATCAAAGAGAGAAGGGGCAACAGATTTTCAAAGCCTTGATTTTTCGGAAAGTGTCGATATAATGAATTATCTGTTAAAATTATACTCAAACAGGGCTATCAGAAATAAATGTTCGGGAAACATCATCGACTCCTGTTGAGGTACGGCCTCGGCCCGCTGGTCTTGCTTATCGCACTCTTCCTTAAAGAATGGGCGGGTGCCGTCTTCAGTGCGCAAGGGCCTTTCCTCCTTCTTTTTGTCCCGATCCTCATCAGCGCCTGGCGCGGCGGACCGGGACCCGCCCTCGTAACGACTTTCCTCGCCGCCGCCGCGTCCGATTATTTTTTCCTCCCTCCCCTCCACTCCTTTGGACGATTCGACCGGAGCACTCTGATCCAGTTCAGCCTCTTCATTCTCGAAGGGATCGCGATCAGCGCTTTCGCCGCGGTCGTGCATGCGTCCAAGCGGCGCGTCGATCGGACGGCTCCGCCGGAAACAGCGAATCCGGAACTGCAGGACCAGATCGCCGAAAAGAACCGGACGGAAGAGCAGCTCCGAAAAAGCGAGCATCAGCTCGCCATGGCGCAGGAAATCGCCTCCCTCGGAAGTTGGGAGTGGGATATTCGAGAAAACAAAGTGACCTGGTCGGATGAGCTCTACCGAATCTACGGCCTCACCCCCCAGTTTTCAGAAATGACTTATGAAATATTCCTCGATCGTGTGCACCCGGACGACCGCTTCCGCACGCAGGAAATGATCAGACGGGCGCTCTCCGACCAACCGTCGTTCAGCTTTTCCCACCGGATTGTTCGTCCCGACGGCGCCGTCCGGACGCTTCAAGCGCGGGGGGAGGTGGATCGCGGCCCGGACGGCCAACCGATAAAAATGATCGGCACCGGGCAGGACATTACGGAGCGGAGCGAGGCGGAAGAGGAGTTGCGACGCGCGGAAGACTTTCTCAACTCCATCGTCGAAAACCTTCCCAACATGATTTTCGTGAAGGAGGCGCAGGAGCTTCGGTTCGTGCGATTCAACAAAGCCGGCGAAGCGCTGTTGGGCTACCCCAGAGAGGATTTGATCGGAAAAAACGACTATGATTTTTTTCCGAAAGAACAGGCCGATTTTTTCGTCTCTAAAGACCGCCAGGTGCTCAACGAGGGCCGACTGGTCGATATTCCGGAAGAGCCGATCCAGACCCGGCGCCTCGGCATGAGGATCCTGCATACCAAGAAGATCCCCCTCTACGACAAAGAAGGAAAACCGCTCTACCTCTTGGGCATCTCCGAAGATATCACCGAGCGGAAGAAGGCCGAGGAAGAGCGGGAGCAACTGGTCCGAGAGCAGACGGCGCGCATCGAAGCCGAAGCGGCCCAAGAGCGGCTGACCTTTCTTTCCGAGGCCGGGGCGCTTCTGACCTCCTCCCTCGAATACGAGGCGATCCTCACCCGCCTGGCCGAGTTGGCCGTTCCCCGCCTGGCCGACGGGTGCACCGTCAGCATCGTCGAGAAGGATGGATCGATCCATCCCGTCGCGTTGTCTCATGTCGATCCGGAAAAGGCGAAACGGCTCCAGGAGATCCAGGAACGTTATCCGATCGATCCGAATCAGGCCGAGGGGGTGCCGCAGGTGCTGCGGTCGGGCCGTCCTGAGATCTACACGGAAATTTCCGACGCAAATCTGGCCGGATCCGCCCGGGATGAAGCCCATCTTCGACTGCTGCGGGAGATCGGGCCTCGATCGATGATGACCGTTCCGCTCATCCTTCAGGGCCGTCCGATCGGAGCGATGACCTTCCTTTCCGCCGAGTCCGGCCGCATATACAGCCCCAAGGATCTCGCCCTGGCGCAGGACCTTGCCCGGCGGGCCGCTCTCGCCATCGAGAATGCGCGCCTTTACCGGCAGGCCCAGGAGGCAAACCACGCCAAGGACGAATTTCTGGCGGTGGTCTCCCATGAGCTTCGAACCCCCCTCAATGCTATATTGGGATGGTCCCACATTATGCAAGGAGAGGATCTCGACGCGGAGACGAAGCGGCGCGCCCTGGAATCGATCTCAAGGAACGCCACGTCGCAAGCGCAACTGATCGAGGACCTTCTGGACGTCTCCCGGATCATTACCGGAAAACTCCACATGGAGACCCGCCAAATGGAGGTCGCCCCGGTTCTCCGCGCGGCCATCGATTCGGTTCAGCCGGCCGCCGACGCGAAAGGAATTTCCATCACATCGCGCCTCTCCGATCCGTCGATCTCCGTCTTGGGAGATCCCGATCGGCTTCAACAGGTCATTTGGAATCTGATCTCCAACGCAATCAAATTCACCCCCCGGCAAGGGAGCGTTTCCATTGAGGCGGATCAAATCGATTCCGACGTTCAAATCCGCGTTCGCGACACCGGAATAGGGATCGCTCCCGATTTTCTTCCCTATGTGTTCGACCGGTTCCGGCAGGCCGACTCCTCAAGCACCCGCACGCATAGCGGCCTCGGCCTGGGTCTGGCGATTGTCCGCCATCTTGTCGAACTTCATGGAGGAACCGTCTCCGCGGAGAGTCCCGGAAAAGGAAAAGGGGCGACCTTCACCGTTAAATTACCCGGCCGATCGGTCCGGATGAAGGAGGAGACGCGGCGTCTTTCGACCGTGATCCAACACGTCGATTCGGAGAAGCGTCCGATCCTGCTTCATGGTTTGCGGGTGCTGGTGGTGGATGATGAAGCGGATGCGCGGGATGTTGTGATGACGACCCTCAGACAATGTCAGGCGGAGGTCACAGCGGTCGGATCGGTGAAAGAAGCGATGAGAGTCTTTGCGGAAGCGCGCCCCGATATCTTGGTAAGCGATATCGCCATGCCCGAAGAAGACGGATATGACCTGATTCGGAAAATCCGGGCGCTGGCGCCGGAGCAAGGGGGAAACATTCCCGCCTTGGCCCTGACGGCCTATTCGAGAACGGAAGACGGCAAGAAAATTCTTTCGGCAGGCTTCCAGACCCATCTTTCGAAGCCGGTCCAACCGGCGCAGCTTGCGGCCGCCGTCGCCCGGCTCGACGGAAAAGAAAGATGAGCGCTCTCCGCCTCTGTCGAACCGACCGCGATGATTTTTACCTGACATGGGGCCGGAGCTAGAGACGTTTTCCCTCGGCTAGTACTTTCGTCGCTTCTTCGGCGGGAAGGGGTTTGCTGAAGAGATATCCCTGCACCTCGTCACATCCGATGGAACGCAAAAAATCGAGCTGTTCCTGCGTCTCCACCCCTTCTGCAATCGTTTTCAGCTGCAAGGTGTGACCGAGAACCACAATGGCATTGGTGATGGCGGCATCGTCCGGATCTTTCACGACATCGCGGACAAACGATTGATCGATCTTCAGCTTATTCACCGGGAACCGTTTCAGATAGTTGAGGGAGGAGTAACCGGTGCCGAAATCGTCGATTGAAATGGCGATTCCAAGTTGGTGGAATTCATCCAACGCCGTGATCGTCACGTCGGTGCTTTTCATGATCGTCCCTTCCGTCAGCTCGAGCTCCAGGTAATGCGGCTCGAGTCCGGTCTCTCGAAGGGTGGCGACGACCCCCTTTCGAAAATCTTTCTCGTAAAACTGGCGCGCCGAGAGGTTGACCGCCATCCGGATCGGCCTCAACCCCAGTTCCTGCCACGTTTTATTTTGTCGGCACGCTGTTTTCAACACCCATTCGCTGATTGGAACGATGAGGCCGGTCTCCTCGGCGAGCGGAATAAATTGAGCGGGGGAGACCATTCCAAGGTCGGGGTGTCGCCAACGGATCAACGCCTCCATTCCGACGATTTCTCCGGTGGCCAAGGAGACGAAAGGTTGAAAATGAAGCAAAAATTCATTCCGTTCCAACGCATGCCTCAAATTGGTCTCAAGGGCGAGTCGCTCTAGGGCCTTCACATTCATGTTCGGGGAAAAGTGTTGATAGTTATTACGCCCCTGTTCTTTGGCTTTGTACATGGCGGTGTCGGCATTTTTGAGAAGGGTCTCGGCGTCTCGACCGTCGTTGGGAAAGAGGCTGATCCCGATGCTGACGGTGATGAAGAGCTCATGCTCTTTAAGTAAAAAGGGTTTTGAGAGGCTCTCCAAGATCTTTTGACAGACTTTCGCGACATCTTCGGCCTTGGCCACGTCATCCAGAATAATCACGAACTCGTCTCCGCCGAGGCGAGCCACGGTGTCTCCGCTGCGGAGAAGGAGCCCGAGCCGTTTCGAGACCTCTTGGAGAAGCAGATCGCCGACGGCATGGCCCAAGGTGTCGTTAATCACTTTGAATCGATCGAGATCGAGGAAGAGGACCGCCACGAGCCGATTCCGCCATGCCACCCGGGAGATCGCCTGACCGAGCCGGTCGTAAAAAAGGGTTCGGTTCGGCAGATTCGTCAGCGCGTCATGGCTGGCGAGATAGTTCAGACGCTCGACCGACTTTTTCCGCTCCGTAATGTCTTGCGCGACACAGATGATTCCTTCTATTTTTCCCTGATGGTTTTTCATGGCGGAGCCGGAGAAGAAGACCGGGATTGATTGCCCCGACTTCTCAAAATAAGTCGTTTCAATATTGTTGAGGAACCCTTTTTCCGTCGGCGATTTCAGCGCCATCGCCATCGTAAGCAGGTCGTCCGGGAAGATCCGGCTGACCTTCCGGTTGATGAGTTCTTCCTCGGTAAATCCAAGCAGATCGAGCGTGGCTTTATTGACCCTTTCGATCAACCCTTCCGTATTGATCACGATCAAGCTGTTGATCATGTTCCCGATGATGGAATCGACGTAGTTTTTATCGACCAGTTGGTCTCGTTGCTTTTTCAGGTCCTCGATCATCTGGTTGAAGGTCAGGGTAAACGATCCAATCTCGTCTTTCGAAAGCGGTTTTGCTTTGCCTTCGAAGTCTCCCTGTGCGACGCGGCTTGCGATTTGAGAGATCTCCAGAATTGGATCGGTCAATGTTCGCGTGACGAAGACCGAAACGATCAGGACGAGGATGGCGACGCCGAACACAACGGTCACGATCGCCCACTTCAGTCGTTGTATCGGTTCGAAAGCGGCCTTAAGATCCCTGACGACCAGGACGCTCCAACCGAGCCCCTGAAAATCGCGATAACCTTTTGAATAGTCATAGCCGATGAGAGACGCTCTCCCCTCTTCGTCATTCTCGATCAAATATCCCCTTCCCTTTCGGATGGCCGACGCGGCCGATTGCAACTTGAACTCGACCAGGTTTCGTTTAAAGAGAATCTCCTGCTCGGCCTCGGGAGCGGAAATGACCAAGCCGTCTCCGCGAATGAGCAGCAGACGCGGCGATCCCGTTTCCCCTTGGACCACCTGGGTCATCTTGGCGAGCTCATCCGCCTTCCATCTTCCGGTGAGGACGCCGATCACCTTCTCTTTTTCCGATTTCGATCGGATCGGGAAGGCGAAGGTCACCCCCCATCCCTTCTCGGTGTCCTCCTCACGGACATCTTGAATGGCCCCCTCCCCTCGGATCGCTTTCATGAAGAGATTTTCTTGGTTGAATTCCGACCCGATCCGATCCGGACGGCTGGAGGCGATGATGGTTCCATCCGTATTGAGAACATGGATCGAGGAGAAAGAGCCGTACTCTTCAGACAATCGGATCAGGAAGGAGGAGATCCTTCCATCCAGGTCGCCCGTGATCACCTCTTCCATGAGCTCCAGTTCGGCCCACGTTTTTACATTGCGATGGACATCGTAGAGGCTGCGGTCCACCTTGTCGATCGTTTGATTCGCAATCTGCTGGAAGCTTCCCCCGAGGCTTTGCATGATGGCGGTTTGACCGGTTTTGTAAGCGAAGGCGCCGATGAGGACCAATGGGATCAGGGAGAAGGTGAGAAAAATAAGGGTCGTCTTTGTCCGAATCTTCATAACGCCTTTCAGCGGCTACCGATCGGCGAGAGAGTAGCCCGGTTCCCCCGGCCGTTTTCCGTCGATAGAAAGCGTCTTGACGCTGTCATCCGTTTCCGCGGCATCAATGTACCCGATCGACATCGGAGAACGGCTGATGAAACGCTTCACCGCACCGTTGGATCTGAGCGTTTTGGGAAACGAGGAGATCTCTCCCCTGAACATCTTGGCCAGCCAAAATTTCTTCAGCGCTTCAGGGTCCATTTTGTAGATTTTCCGGAGGACGATTTCTTTTTCAACGCTCCCGGTTTCCTGCATCAGGAAATAAATTTTCTTCCGCTGATCCCAATATTGTTTTTCCTGCTTGAAAATCCGGATCAACTCTTCCGACGACAGATCATCGATCGGATTCTCTTTGTTCACGATGACGGCCAGCTCTAAACCATACGCGCCGGCACACAGGGTGAAGGTCAATAGGATTACCAGGATGGTGAGCGATAAGCTTTTCAACACCGACCGTTGGCTAAAAAGTGGCGGAAGAGTTCAGGTTGATGAATTGAGACCGTTCATCACCGGGATTGCGAGCAAACCCGTATTCCATTTTCAGAGCGTTCCAGGAAAACAGATCCCACCGGAGTCCGAAGGTATGTTTCGTGATATCGATCTGCTTGGAAGTCAGATAAGGATCCCCTTCCCCGAAATTCACCCGATCGAACCGATAATACGGGGTCCACTCGTCCGTCTTATACCCCCCCTGCAGATAAAATCCGATCGTGTCGAAATCTTTTCCCGATGTTTGATCGTGATGATCGATCTTAAAAATCTCTCCGAGGAGCTCGGCCTGATGACGGAAATAGACCGCATAGGCTCCCATAATCCGCTCGTCGATCGGCTCTACTCTCGTCGGGTTGGTCGGATCGGCGGGTATTTTGTCGAGATAAAGGCTTCCCCCCACCTGAAGCCCTTCGATCAGCCGCGGCGTGAGGCCGAGCAAGAAGTTGAAGGCCTTTGAATCATTGTCGTCTCTGAGGTTTTGAATCGCATCGGCCGCATTCGTCGTTTTGCCCCGACCGTTGGTCACCCCGAGATGGTATTCCAAATGAAGAGGGCGCAACGCCTTTGTCCCGAAGAATTCAACCCCGACGGAATGCACCGGCAAGAGGCCGTGATCATATTCATCGAAGCGGTAGATTTCGGGTCTCAGAACGGTGGTTTGAAGCCATGTTCCATGATGGTAGGTATGATTCCAGTATCCCAAAGCCGTGTGCATTCGGCCGATCTGCAGATTGACAAGATCGGAGAATGAATATTTCAGAATGACCCGCTGCATCTCGAAAACGAGTCGGTTTTGGACCGCCACCGGATAAAAGACCATCTCCGTCAAAAAGCTGACCTTTTCCGAAATTTCAGCGGTGAGGAACAAATCGAGCTCCCCTGTTGTAAACGACTTGCTGTGTTCGTCTTCGCCGATGTTGGCATTGAAACCAAAATCCCAAAATCCCGTTATTTTCAGCGCCGAAATTCCGCCGTCCTGACCTTCCGATTCTCCGTCGTAAAGATGGAGCGTCTCATCCCCCTCGGGTAAATTGTTTCGCCCCAACGCATCTGTTATTGGGGATAAAGAATCGATCGTTTCTCTTTGTTTTCCGATTTCCTTTTCCAGTCGTTTGTTTTTTTCTTCGATCTTCTCGACCCTTTCGCTCAACTCAGAGAAGGACTCCGGCGCTGCAAAGGCGAGCGGTGTGAAGAAAGTAGATAGGACGAGCCATGACGACATGATGATGGATCGACGCATCTTGATCTCCGTTCGTTTTTGGGATAAACCGAGTTGGAGTGCGAAAGGTTTCCTTCCGCAGTCGCCTTTACAAATCTAACAGAGGGATTCGGATTGTCAAATCGGAAAGGAGAATAAACGTGAAAATAGGTGGGGTTAGAGAAAGCAGCGCAGAGCGGTCCGCGCTGCCGGTGTTCAATGCGGTAAACGGTTTACGAAAAATAAGATGCGTCGATCTGTCGTCGAACAAGATGAAGCGGTTTAGATCCGGCCGTTTCCAGGCGATCCAGAATCGAGGTGGCGGTTCATCTCCTCGACCGTTTCTTTGAAGGGAGCTTCCCACGCTTTCGGAAGCGGCTCCCCCCGAACGACGTCGGCGTTTTTCGGGTTGATCGGTTTGCCGTGCCGCATGAGGGTGTAGTGAAGGTGCGGTCCGGTGCTCAGTCCGGTCGAGCCGACCCGTCCGATCATCTCTCCCTGCTCGACTTTTTTTCCCTTCCGCATCCCCTTTCCGTAACTTGAGAGATGTCCGTAAAGGGTGCTGTATCCGTTTCGATGCTGGATAATGACCGTTTTCCCGTGTCCTCCGTTCCAGCCGACGAACTTCACTGTCCCATTGCTGGCGGCCATGACCGGCGTGCCGCGGGGAGCGGCATAATCGACCCCCAAATGAGGCCGATTCACCTTGAGAACCGGATGAAAGCGCTTGGTCGTAAATCCGGAGCTGATGTAGCGGTAACGCAGAGGCGATTTCAAGAAGGCCTTCTTCAGCGACCTTCCGTTTCCATCGTAGTAGTCCCCTTTTCCGTCGTCATTCGAGAAATGGTAAGCGCGATAGGCGCTCCCTTGGTTGATCAGCTCGGCCGCCAGCACCCGGCCGGTCCGGAGGATCTTTTCCTCGTTTTTAAACACCTCATAAACGACGCGGAAGTGATCGCCCGATTGAATCTCGGTGCTGAAGTCGACGTCCCAGGCGAAAATATCGGAGAGATCGAGAATGACTTCCGCCGGCACCCCGGAGCGCCGCGCCGATTCATAGAGGGTGTCCGAGATGACTCCGTTGTGACTGACGAGGTCCCGTTCGAGAGGGGTTTTCTCTTCCACGACGTGGAACCCGTTTTCGGAACGCTCCACCTTCAGGGAGCGGAACGGATCGATCTGATACAACATCTTACCGACCGCCTGGGGGGCCTCTTCCAAGAAGACGATGATCTTTTGCCCGGGGATGATCTTCCTTAGATCGTACACTTTTTTGGCCGCTTTCATGATATCGAAAATCTCCGCATCGGAAATCCCCAAGACGGAGAGAACCGCAAAAAGCGAATCGCCCGATTTGAACGTATGCTCCTTTACGATTTCTTTTACGATTTCTTCGGGGCTCTCCGGGGCCAGGGCGGAGAGGATATCGGGGGCGATCTCGGAGGACGATCCCTCGGCCGATTCTTCATTCACCGAGCCGGTTTCCCCCTCGGGGGAATCCTCCTCTGGCAGCCAATGCGACACGAGGTAGAGCGATAAGAAAAAAAGGGTTAATCCGAATCCGACTTTTCGCATAGAACCTCAAACCGATACAGAGAAGTTGATATTATTATATCCGATGCGAGGATTTTAAAACGAGAAAAAAATGAAAAGGCCGCTGCATTGTAACACAAAAAAAGCCGGATCGATCCATTTTTATTTAAATTTTCTAAAGAAAGTGACGTAGATCATCAAAACGGCGGGGACTCGGACAGTGTTTCTTTACCGCCGACTGTGTTATGCTCGGCGCAACGGAGGGATCGATGTTGATCGGGCAACAGCAGCCTTTTTCGACTGTTTTCAAAAATCACCTCGGCGCTCCCGCCGTCTTTTGTCATGAAGCGTATCTTACATTCGGGAGCTGTCAAGCCGTCTCCCCTTCTCTTCTCCTCGGCGGCGGCGATTCTTCTTCCCACCAACTTCATATCTCTCGGGAAGACCTTGCCGCAACGCCGGTTGAAACACGCCAGCAGAGGAGCCTCTCCCGAGAGTTCGGGATCGAGCCCTTCTCCTGCGGATACGGCATCGAGCAGGTTGGAACCGGGATCGGGATGGGGAATGTCCTCCGGTATGACGCCTACCTCTGTATTTACGAGCGGACCCCCTTGGAATGGCTCTCATTAACCGAGCAGGCCACCTCCGATCCGGCCTCCGCCGCCCCCTTCGAATGGGAAAAACTGGCCTGGGCCGATCATCACCGCGCCGCGCTGTTGATTCCTTATGGATATCTCATCGGTGTTCTGCGGATCGATTCAACGCGCGGGCGTCTCTTGCTGACCGGCGGGGCCGACTCCTCTCCCTCTTTCACCGTCATCCGGGACCGGATCTCGTTCAAACCGGCCTCCTCCAAAGGGTTTCCCGCGGTCATCCAAGAAAAGATGAAGGATTCTCCTCTCGCCGCTTATGAGCTCAGCCGTTTCTCGGAATGGAAAGAATACACCGAGTCGATCGGCCGGCTCTTTATCTTCGAGCAGAAGTAACCCGCGCCCGCTGTTACTTGCATTCACTTTCATAATTTGATATCGATAATGATTAAAAGAGGTCGATCGATGTCACTGACGCTCAACGGCAAATTCACCAAGCCGCCCCGCCACCCGCTGCTTCGCTATGGAGTGGGGGTGTTTTCGGTCGCGCTCATTTTCCTGTTACGACTCCTCATCAACCCCTTCGTGACCGAGACGACCCCCTTTCTTCTTTTCCTCATCGCGGTCATGGTCAGCGCCTGGTACGGCGGCATGGGGCCCGGGCTGATGGCGACGGTTTTATCGACCTTGATCAGCGATTTCGTTTTTCTCTCTCCTTATTACGGTTTTCTCCG is part of the Candidatus Manganitrophus noduliformans genome and harbors:
- a CDS encoding M23 family metallopeptidase, which gives rise to MRKVGFGLTLFFLSLYLVSHWLPEEDSPEGETGSVNEESAEGSSSEIAPDILSALAPESPEEIVKEIVKEHTFKSGDSLFAVLSVLGISDAEIFDIMKAAKKVYDLRKIIPGQKIIVFLEEAPQAVGKMLYQIDPFRSLKVERSENGFHVVEEKTPLERDLVSHNGVISDTLYESARRSGVPAEVILDLSDIFAWDVDFSTEIQSGDHFRVVYEVFKNEEKILRTGRVLAAELINQGSAYRAYHFSNDDGKGDYYDGNGRSLKKAFLKSPLRYRYISSGFTTKRFHPVLKVNRPHLGVDYAAPRGTPVMAASNGTVKFVGWNGGHGKTVIIQHRNGYSTLYGHLSSYGKGMRKGKKVEQGEMIGRVGSTGLSTGPHLHYTLMRHGKPINPKNADVVRGEPLPKAWEAPFKETVEEMNRHLDSGSPGNGRI
- the pncA gene encoding bifunctional nicotinamidase/pyrazinamidase codes for the protein MKITDKTALIVVDVQNDFCPGGALPVSAGDSVVSILNRYADLFVRSNAPIYATRDWHPENHLSFKERGGPWPPHCVQGTEGAEFHPRLTLPKNATIISKGTDPDREAYSGFQGTDLTERLKRQRIERLFVGGLATDYCVKNTVLDALNAGFETVLLEDASRGVEVQPGDSEKAVEEMKKRGASVATIDQIDPPG
- a CDS encoding EAL domain-containing protein, with the protein product MKIRTKTTLIFLTFSLIPLVLIGAFAYKTGQTAIMQSLGGSFQQIANQTIDKVDRSLYDVHRNVKTWAELELMEEVITGDLDGRISSFLIRLSEEYGSFSSIHVLNTDGTIIASSRPDRIGSEFNQENLFMKAIRGEGAIQDVREEDTEKGWGVTFAFPIRSKSEKEKVIGVLTGRWKADELAKMTQVVQGETGSPRLLLIRGDGLVISAPEAEQEILFKRNLVEFKLQSAASAIRKGRGYLIENDEEGRASLIGYDYSKGYRDFQGLGWSVLVVRDLKAAFEPIQRLKWAIVTVVFGVAILVLIVSVFVTRTLTDPILEISQIASRVAQGDFEGKAKPLSKDEIGSFTLTFNQMIEDLKKQRDQLVDKNYVDSIIGNMINSLIVINTEGLIERVNKATLDLLGFTEEELINRKVSRIFPDDLLTMAMALKSPTEKGFLNNIETTYFEKSGQSIPVFFSGSAMKNHQGKIEGIICVAQDITERKKSVERLNYLASHDALTNLPNRTLFYDRLGQAISRVAWRNRLVAVLFLDLDRFKVINDTLGHAVGDLLLQEVSKRLGLLLRSGDTVARLGGDEFVIILDDVAKAEDVAKVCQKILESLSKPFLLKEHELFITVSIGISLFPNDGRDAETLLKNADTAMYKAKEQGRNNYQHFSPNMNVKALERLALETNLRHALERNEFLLHFQPFVSLATGEIVGMEALIRWRHPDLGMVSPAQFIPLAEETGLIVPISEWVLKTACRQNKTWQELGLRPIRMAVNLSARQFYEKDFRKGVVATLRETGLEPHYLELELTEGTIMKSTDVTITALDEFHQLGIAISIDDFGTGYSSLNYLKRFPVNKLKIDQSFVRDVVKDPDDAAITNAIVVLGHTLQLKTIAEGVETQEQLDFLRSIGCDEVQGYLFSKPLPAEEATKVLAEGKRL
- a CDS encoding ATP-binding protein, yielding MFGKHHRLLLRYGLGPLVLLIALFLKEWAGAVFSAQGPFLLLFVPILISAWRGGPGPALVTTFLAAAASDYFFLPPLHSFGRFDRSTLIQFSLFILEGIAISAFAAVVHASKRRVDRTAPPETANPELQDQIAEKNRTEEQLRKSEHQLAMAQEIASLGSWEWDIRENKVTWSDELYRIYGLTPQFSEMTYEIFLDRVHPDDRFRTQEMIRRALSDQPSFSFSHRIVRPDGAVRTLQARGEVDRGPDGQPIKMIGTGQDITERSEAEEELRRAEDFLNSIVENLPNMIFVKEAQELRFVRFNKAGEALLGYPREDLIGKNDYDFFPKEQADFFVSKDRQVLNEGRLVDIPEEPIQTRRLGMRILHTKKIPLYDKEGKPLYLLGISEDITERKKAEEEREQLVREQTARIEAEAAQERLTFLSEAGALLTSSLEYEAILTRLAELAVPRLADGCTVSIVEKDGSIHPVALSHVDPEKAKRLQEIQERYPIDPNQAEGVPQVLRSGRPEIYTEISDANLAGSARDEAHLRLLREIGPRSMMTVPLILQGRPIGAMTFLSAESGRIYSPKDLALAQDLARRAALAIENARLYRQAQEANHAKDEFLAVVSHELRTPLNAILGWSHIMQGEDLDAETKRRALESISRNATSQAQLIEDLLDVSRIITGKLHMETRQMEVAPVLRAAIDSVQPAADAKGISITSRLSDPSISVLGDPDRLQQVIWNLISNAIKFTPRQGSVSIEADQIDSDVQIRVRDTGIGIAPDFLPYVFDRFRQADSSSTRTHSGLGLGLAIVRHLVELHGGTVSAESPGKGKGATFTVKLPGRSVRMKEETRRLSTVIQHVDSEKRPILLHGLRVLVVDDEADARDVVMTTLRQCQAEVTAVGSVKEAMRVFAEARPDILVSDIAMPEEDGYDLIRKIRALAPEQGGNIPALALTAYSRTEDGKKILSAGFQTHLSKPVQPAQLAAAVARLDGKER